From the genome of Campylobacter concisus, one region includes:
- a CDS encoding thioredoxin domain-containing protein, with amino-acid sequence MKKVVLASILAATSLMAASNKQIEDFYSEVFKNQNIDGVNVKVVERTKILDDIEKVSLKFSKGDMSQEDVTFVKGDLMFPDVVNLKEQKSYLAEEKKVIAEKAALDLVKSLAKIYKNEDKANVITLGNDSKKPTLIMFSDPECPYCRAELAKIETTLKDNNVEIILTPVHELSSLQKSALIYKDIKNAKSDSDKVKILRKYFSEDYNVDEKNVSKEESDKIDTLRKKYFSAGVRSVPFIINKSDLK; translated from the coding sequence ATGAAAAAAGTGGTTTTGGCCTCAATATTAGCGGCAACTAGCCTAATGGCAGCTAGTAATAAGCAAATAGAAGATTTTTACTCAGAAGTTTTTAAAAATCAAAATATCGATGGTGTTAATGTGAAAGTCGTAGAGCGCACTAAAATTTTAGATGATATAGAAAAAGTAAGCTTAAAATTTAGCAAAGGGGATATGTCTCAAGAAGATGTGACTTTTGTTAAGGGTGATCTTATGTTTCCTGATGTTGTAAATTTAAAGGAGCAAAAGTCTTATTTGGCTGAAGAAAAAAAGGTAATCGCAGAAAAAGCAGCACTTGATTTAGTAAAATCACTAGCTAAAATTTATAAAAATGAAGACAAGGCAAATGTTATAACTCTTGGCAATGATAGCAAAAAGCCAACTCTTATTATGTTTTCAGATCCTGAATGTCCATATTGTAGAGCCGAGCTAGCAAAGATCGAAACGACATTAAAAGACAATAACGTTGAAATCATCCTAACTCCAGTACATGAACTATCATCTTTGCAAAAAAGTGCTTTGATCTATAAAGATATAAAAAATGCAAAAAGTGATAGCGATAAGGTTAAAATTTTAAGAAAGTATTTCTCTGAAGATTATAACGTAGATGAAAAAAATGTTAGCAAAGAAGAGAGCGACAAGATAGATACTTTACGTAAAAAATATTTCTCAGCTGGCGTTAGATCAGTGCCATTTATCATAAACAAAAGTGATCTAAAATAA
- a CDS encoding twin-arginine translocation signal domain-containing protein, translating to MQGSRRDFLKKSLKVGAAGGVLAVSAVAKVTSDDLAPDDNGVVVGKSNKKEVLYKKSKNWETYYKIAY from the coding sequence ATGCAAGGATCAAGAAGAGATTTTCTCAAAAAATCTCTAAAAGTCGGTGCTGCCGGCGGTGTACTCGCAGTCTCAGCCGTAGCAAAAGTGACTAGTGACGACTTAGCTCCTGATGACAATGGTGTCGTCGTTGGCAAGTCAAACAAAAAAGAGGTGCTTTATAAAAAAAGCAAGAACTGGGAAACCTACTATAAAATCGCTTACTAA